ATAGGCACGGCGGGCGCCGGCAGCATACCGGCGGGAGCGGCCACCGCCGCCGAGCCGAAGACCGAGGACATCAAGGACCGCATCCTGGCGATCCCGGGCATGAGCCTCATCGAGGAGAAGCCGGTCGACGGCTACCGGTACTTCGTCCTGAACTACACCCAGCCGGTTGACCACCGGCACCCCGCCGAGGGGACCTTCCAGCAGCGGCTGACCGTGCTGCACAAGTCGGTGGACCGCCCGACGGTGTTCTTCACCTCGGGTTACAACGTCAGCACCACGCCGTCCCGCAGTGAACCCACGAAGATCATCGACGGCAATCAAGTCTCGCTGGAATACCGTTACTTCACCCCGTCGCGGCCCACGCCCACCGACTGGAAGAAGCTCGACATCCGGCAGGCCGCCACCGACCAGCACCGCATATTCCAGGCCCTGCACCGCATCTACGGCAAGAACTGGATAGCCACCGGCGGCAGCAAGGGCGGCATGACCGCCACCTACTACCGCCGCTTCTTCCCGCACGACATGAACGGCACCGTCGCCTACGTCGCGCCGAACGACGTGCGCAACGACGAGGACTCCGCCTACGACCGGTTCTTCAGGACCGTCGGTACCGCGCAGTGCCGCGCCGACCTCGCCGCGATCGAACGCGAGGCCCTGCTGCGCCGCAAGGAGATGGTGGGGCGCTTCCAGGACTGGGCCGACAAGGAGAAGCAGACCTTCACCAAGGTCGGCAACGCCGACCGGGCCTACGAGGTGATGGTCACCGACCTGGTCTTCGGCTTCTGGCAGTACCAGCCGGCCGAGACCGCCTGCGCCGAGGTTCCCAAGCCGATCGTCTCCACCGACGGGCTGTGGCAGTGGATGGACAAGGTCGGCGGCTTCGACAGCTACACCGACCAGGGCATGGAGCCGTACACGCCGTACTACTACCAGGCGGGCACCCAGCTCGGGGAGCCCGGCTACGGCTACCCGAACCTGGCCGGCCTGCTCAAGTACCCCGGCATCAACAACTCCCGCAGCTTCGTCCCCAAGGACATCCCGATGCGCTTCGACAAGCGCGCGATGCCCGACGTCGACCGCTGGGTGCGGCACCACGCCAACCGGATGATGTTCGTCAACGGCCAGTACGACCCGTGGAGTTCGGAGCACTTCGAACTCGGCAGGGGCGCCCGGGACTCCTACGTCTTCACCGTCCCCGGCGGCAACCACGGCTCGAACATCGCCAAGCTGAAGGACGCCGACCGCACCAAGGCCACCGCCGAGCTGCTCGACTGGGCGGGCGTCCCGGCCCCCGAGGGCGTCGAGGCCACCCCGCTGGCCCCGTACGACAAGAAGCTGGACCGGCAGGAGGTCCGCCGGATGCCGATGCTGCGCCCGTGAGGCCCTTCCGCCACCCGGCCGTACGCCGGTGACGGCTACGGCGCGCTCCCGGACGTCCGGGAGCGCGCCGTACCCGGCCGGTACCCCTTGTCCGGGCCGCCGCCGGTGCGCGGTGCGGACGCGCTCAGTACGACAGGCCGTGCCCGATCCGGTAGAGGGCCTGCTCCGGGGCGTCGGCACGCATTATCGCGACCGGCAGCCGGCCCACCGGCTCCCGCCGCCCGGCGATCACCCGGGCCGCCGCCCGCAGCTCCACATCCGTCCACGAATAGCTCGCCAGGGCCGCCTTGACCCCGTCCAGCTGGGCGATGTCGTACGGGTTGCGGACCGCGAGCTGCACCACCGGCTTGCCGGTCCCCAGCAGCGCGCCGACCAGCGTCCGCTGCGCCGACTGCGCGGTCACGTTGTACGTGGCCACCACCACCGCGTCCCGTTCGCCGAGCGCCGCCACCGCCTCGTCGATCCGCTGCCGGGACGGCGTCGGGCCCGTCGACAGCGCGGTGGCGGTGAAGCCCAGATCGGTGAGCGCCTTCGCCAGCACCGTGGTCGGCGGCCCCCCGGTCCCCGAGGGCGCGGCCGCGTCCACCCCCACCACCAGCACCCTGCGCTCCCGCCGCCGCGACAGCGGCAGCACGCCACCGTCGTTGCGCAGCAGCGTCGTCGTACGGTCCGCGATCCGGTCCGCGGTGGTGAGGTGCCCCCGGGTGCCGACCACCCGGTCCACCGCCGCCCGGCTGGTGTACGGATCCTTGAACAGCCCTCGCCGCTCCTTCAGCAGCAGGATCCGCAGCAGCTTCGCGTCGAGGTCCCGTTCGGTCAGCTCGCCGTCCTTCAGGGCCTTGAGCACCGCGCCGTGCGCCACCGACAGGTCCGGTGGGTTCAGCAGCTGGTCGACTCCCGCCTTGAGCGCCAGCACCGGCACCCGGGCGTCGCCGTACTTCGCCCGTACGCCCTCCATCCCCAGCGAGTCGGTCACCACCACCCCGTCGTAGCCCAGCCGCTCGCGCAGGATGCCGGTGAGGATGGGCCGGGAGAGCGTCGCCGGGTCCTCGCTCGCGTCGAAGGCGGGCACGACGATGTGCGCCGTCATGATCGAATCGATGCCGGCGGCGATCGCCGCCTTGAACGGCGGTGCGTCCAGCCGCTCCCACTCCTCGGCGCTGTGCCGGATGTACGGCAGCCCGACGTGGCTGTCGGTGTCGGTGTCACCGTGCCCGGGGAAGTGCTTGGCGCAGGCCGCCACCCCGCCTTCCTGATAGCCCTTCACCTGAGCGCCGACCATACGGGCCACCGCCTGCGGGTCGGCCCCGAAGGAGCGGACCCCGATGACCGGGTTGGCGGGATTGACGTTGACGTCGGCGTCCGGCGCGTAGTCCTGCCGGATGCCCATCGCGTACAGCTCCTGCCCCGCGATCCGGCCCGCCGTCCGCGCGTCGTCGCGGGAGCCGCCCGCGCCGAGCGCCATCGCCCCGGGGAAGAGCGTCGCCGGCGCGCCCACCCGGGCCACTATGCCGTGCTCCTGGTCGGTGGAGATCAGCACCGGGACCGGCACGCGCAGGGCGGCGGCGGCCTTCTGGATGCCGTTGGAGAGTTCGGCGATCTGGTGCGGCTCGCGGGTGTTGTGCGCCCACCCGAAGTAGATGATGCCGCCCACGTGGTACTTGGCGATCAGCTCCGCAGCGTTGGCGACCCCGATCTCCTTCCGGTTCGCCGCGACGTCGGCCGGGTCCGGGTCGGTGGCGGAGTGCCCGTAGACCCGCATCACGAACAGCTGGCCGACCTTCTCCTCCGGGGTCATACGGGCGATCAGGCGGCGCAGCCGCGTCCGGGTGGCGGCATCGGGGAGGGGCTGGTGGGCGAGGGCGAGGGCGGGGGCCGCGGTCCGCGCCGCCGCCGTTGCCGGGCCGGCACCCGCGGCAACGACGGCGGCCGCGGCGGCCGCACTGGTCAGAACGGTACGTCTGGAGTGCATCTGCGCTCCTTCCGGAGGGCTTCCTCGACTCGTTGAAGGAAACTTCCAAGGAGACACGGATAGCCGGAAAACTATTGTCGGTCAATCACTCCATCCGAGGTGGCGCCCAGCAATTGCGAACCGGACGCGGGTGTGTGAGGGGATGGGTTCCGGCGCCTGCGAGCGGGCCGGGGCGAGAGCTGCCGGTGGTGCGGAAGGTGCCGTGCGGGGCCCGGGGCGGGGCGCGGTCGGACCCGGGGTGGGGGTGGGCCCGGGACGAGGGTGGTCAGGCGCCGGTGCGGTGCCGGTTCGGCGTCCCGGCGGCGAGGAGCTGCTGGAGGTGTGCGCGGGCCGGCGCCAGGAGGGCGGGGAGGTCCGGGGCGTCGGGGTACCAGCGCTTCTCGTACTCCCAGCACAGCCAGCCGCCCGCGCCCTGGTCGTAGATGCTCTCGGGGGTCGGCACGGGGCCCCGCGGCTCTCCGGGGTCCTCGCCGAGCGTGGCCAGGACGTCGGCCAGCGGCAGCGCACCGGCGCCGAGGGGCAGGGGGGTGGTGTCCTCGGCGGAGGCGACGTCCTTGACCTGGACGTAGCCCAGGTGCGGGGCGAGCGCGGCATGGGTGTCGACCGGCTCCTCACCGCCGAGCCAGCTGTGCAGCACGTCCCAGAGCGCGCCCACGTTCCGGTGCCCCACGGGACCCAGGACCCGGGCCGCGGCCGCGCCGGTGCGGTGCGAGTCATGGGTCTCCAGCAGCACCCGTACACCCCGCTCCGCCGCGAGCGGCGCCACCGCGGCGAGCCGCCGCGCGGCATCGGCGTCCGCCTCGGCCGCCGGGCGGTCGCCTCCCCCGGGGAAGACCCGGACATACGGCGCCCCCAGGTCCGCGGCGAGCAGCACCAGCTCGTCCAGCTCCTGGGCGAGTTCCTTCTCGCCCGCGGTGTCCCGGGCCGCGGCGACCCGGGCGTACCCGGCCACGGCGAGGATCTCGATACCGGTGGCCGCGCACTGCGCGCGCACCGCGGCCCGTTCCCGCGCCCCGATCAGCGGATGCACCGGTTCCTCGGGATGGGCCCGTAGCTCCACGCCCTGGTAGCCGGTCTCCGCGGCCAGCGCCAGCACCTCGGCCACCGGCATCCCGGGCACCCCGAGGGTCGAGAACGCGAAGCGCATCGCCGGCGCGCCGCCGGCCGGGCCCTTCGTGCCACCGCCCGCCGTGCCACCCCCGGCACCGCCGGCCGGCCCGTCCGTGTGTCCTGCGCTGCCGCTCATATCGCGCTCCTCCTCGTCGCGCCCGGATCCCCGAGCGTGTGCCCTGGCCGCGCGCGTCCATGTCTCCCCGGAGGGTGTACCCGCAGCCGGCCCGCCGGGCGCACCCGTTCCCCCGGCGGCGCGCCGCTACGTCACAGGGACAGGCGCCAGTCCTGGCCCACCAGGTCCTGGCCGAAGCTGTGGTGCGGCGACTCGCCGACCAGCTCGAACCCGGCCCGCTGATAGATGCCGCGCGCCGCGCCGAGTACGGAGTTGGTCCACAGCACCATCTCCCGGTAGCCGGCCTCCCGGGCGAAGTCCACGCAGGCGTCGACGAGTTGACGCCCCACGCCGTGCCCGCGGGCGCCGGGTTCGACCAGCAGCAGCCGCAGCCGGGCGACCCCCGGCCTGCCGTCCCGTACGCACATCACCGCGCCGACCCGCTCCGCGGTGGCCCCGGTGGCCCCGGCGGGCTCCGCGTCGGAAGGTGCTCCCGTGCCGCCCAGTTCCGCTATCCAGGTCCGGTCCCGGCGCGGGTCGAAGTCCTCGGCGTACTCCGCGACGATCCGGGCCACCAGCGCCTCGTAGCTCAGATCGAAGCCGTACTCGGCGGCGTAGAGCGCGGCGTTCCGCTCGACCATCCAGCCGAGGTCCCCGGGGCGGCTGGTGCGCAGCGTGACCGACGGTGCGGGGGAGTCCCGGGCCCCGGTGTCCGCCGGCTCCTCGCCGAGTACGGCGCGGATCGTCCGCATCGACGCCACCAGGCGGGCCCGGTCCGCCGGCGGAAGGTCCTGGAGCAGCGTCCCCGCGGATTCCTGCGAGCGCTCCTCCAGCAGGCCGGCCGCCTCCCGGCCGCCCTCGGTCAGCGTGATGCGCTGCCGGCGCGGGTCCTCCTCGGACCGGCCCCGGCTGATCAGCTCGCGGTGCTCGAACTTGCCGAGCAGCCGGCTGAGGTAACCGGCGTCCAGCGACAGCGAGCTGCGCAGGTCCGCGGCGTCCACCCGCTCGTGGTGGGCGAGTTCGTAGAGCACCCGGGCCTCGGTGAGGGTGAAGGGCGTGTAGAGGTGCCGGCCGTAGTCGAGCGCGCCGATGAGGTTCGTGTAGAAGCGGTTGAACCTGCGCAGCTCGCGGACGTCCGCGGCGCTGTCCGAGGAGCCGGCGGACGCGGGCGTCGGCTGCCCGCCGGAGGCCGTCCCGGGCGCTGTCGCGGACCCGCCGCCGGACGCAGTGCCGGATGTGGTGCCGGATGTCGTGGTGGAGGGCGCGCCGGGCGCCGTTTCGGTCGTCATCGTGACCCCCTGACACTTGACTGAGTCAAGGGTACGCCACCGAGGTCGATCCGCGCACCAGCAATTCCGCCCGCAGCGTCGCCAGCCCGCCCGGCGGCGGCTCCTCCCGGCCCGTCACCAGCCGGCCGGCCCGCGCCCCGGCCTCCCTCAGCGGCAGCCGCACGGTCGTCAGCGCCGGCGTCGCGTCCGCGCTGAACGGCAGATCGTCGAAGCCGGCGACGGACAGGTCCTCGGGCACGCGCAGCCCGCGGTCGCGCAGCGCGGCACACGCCCCCAGCGCGACGGCGTCGTTGGCCGCCACGATCGCCGTCAGACCGGCGTCCCTGCGCAGGAGTTCGACGGCCGCGTCGTAACCGGAGGCACGGTCGTAGGCACCGTGCACGGTGCGGTGCGGGGCGTCCGCGATCCCCCCGGCGGCGAGCGCGGCCCGATGACCGGCCAGCCGCTCCCCGGTGGTGGTACGGCCCGCCGGGCCCGCGGCACAGCCGATCCGCCGGTGGCCGAGCGCCACGAGGTGGGCGGTCAGCCGCTGCGCGCCGCCCCGGTTGTCGAACGCCAGGGTGGTGAGCGTGGCAGGCGGCTCCGCGGCGGGCGACGCCGGCTGCGCGGGCCGCCCGCAGAGCACCACCCGGGTGCCCGCACCGGACAACCGCGCCAGCTTGGCGGTCAGCGCCCGGGCGTGCTCCGGGTCCTCCGAGGCGCTGCCGGTCAGCACCACCGCCGCCGCCCGCTGCCGTTGCAGCAAGGTGAGGTAGCGCAGCTCGCGCTCCGGCGAGCCGCCCGTACTGCACACCACGGCCAGCTGCTCGCCACCGGGCCCGGCCGCACCGCTCAGCTCCTCCTGGACGGCGCCCGCGATGATCCCGAAGAACGGGTCCGCGAGGTCGTTGACGAGGATGCCGACCAGGTCGGAGCGGGCCGCGGCGAGCGCGCTCGCCGGCCCGTTGACGACGTACTCCAGCTCCTCGACGGCCCGCAGGACCCGGCTGCGGGTGCGTTCGGCGACCGGGTAGTTGCCGCTGAGCACCCGCGAGACGGTCGCCGCCGACACCCGGGCGCGCGCCGCCACATCCGCCAGCGTGACCGTCATCGCGACCTCACCATGCCCCGCCCGCCCCCTTGTTGGTGTCCTGCCGCGCAGGCTAGCGTCCCTCCCGACAGAAAGCGCTTGCTGTCCCGCTTTCCCGGAGCCACCGCAGGAGCCGCACCCCGCACCGCCGCCGCACCGCAACCGCTCCACCGCCGCACCGCCACACCGCTCCACCGCCGACGCGCAGCCATCCCGCCGAGAGCGCAGAGAGAGGCCGGGCCGTGACACGCACGACCGTACGCATCGCCATGAACGGCGTGACCGGGCGCATGGGACACCGCCAGCACCTGGTCCGCTCCCTCCTCGCCCTGCGCGAACAGGGCGGCCTCCACCTGGCCGACGGCACCGTCGTCTGGCCGGAGCCGGTGCTCGTCGGCCGCTCCCCGCACAAGCTGCGCGCCCTGGCCGAGCGCCACGGCCTACGGGACTGGACCTGCGACCTCGACTCCGTACTGGCCGACGGCACCGTCGACCTCTACTTCGACGCCCAGGTCACCGCCGCCCGCGTCGAGGCCGTGAAGAAAGCGATTGCCGCCGGAAAGCACGTCTACGTCGAGAAGCCCACCGCCGGCGACCTCGCCGGCGCACGGGAACTGGCACGGCTGGCCCGGGAAGCCGGCGTCAAGAACGGCGTCGTCCAGGACAAGCTCTTCCTGCCCGGCCTGCGCAAGCTCCGCCGGCTCGTCGAAGGCGGTTTCTTCGGCCGCATCCTGTCCGTACGGGGCGAGTTCGGCTACTGGGTCTTCGAGGGCGACTGGCAGCGGGCGCAGCGCCCCTCCTGGAACTACCGCGCCGAGGACGGCGGCGGCATCGCGGCCGACATGTTCCCGCACTGGGAGTACGTCCTGCACGAGCTGTTCGGGCCGGTCAGGACCGTCCAGGCACACGTCACCACACACCTCCCGCGCCGCTGGGACGAGGCGGGCGCCCCGTACGACGCCACCGCCGACGACGCCGCCTACGGGATCTTCGAACTGGCCGGCGGCATCGTCGCGCAGATCAACTCCTCCTGGGCGGTGCGGGTGCACCGCGACGAACTGGTGGAGTTCCAGGTGGACGGCACCGAGGGCTCGGCCGTCGCCGGGCTCCGCGGCTGCCGGGTCCAGCACCGCTCCGCCACCCCCAAACCGGTCTGGAACCCCGACCTCCCGGCGTCCGAGCCGTTCCGTGCGCAGTGGCAGGACGTCCCCGACAACGCCGACTTCGACAACGGCTTCAAGGCCCAGTGGGAGCTGTTCCTGCGGCACGTGGTGCGCGACGAGCCGTGGCGCTGGGACCTGGCGGCCGGCGCCCGCGGCGTCCAACTGGCCGAACTGGCACTGCGTTCGTCGGCCGAGGGCCGCCGGCTGGACGTACCGGAGCTGAGCCCGTGAACCGGCCGGCCACCCCGCCCCCGCTGCGCTCCCGTACCGTCTTCGCCGCCGCCCACGTCGTCGCCGATCCCCGCGCCGACACCGCACCGGACGGCCCGCCCGTCCTCGACTGGGACGCCACCCTCGCCTTCCGGCACCACCTCTGGTCGCACGGCCTGGGCGTCGCCGAGGCGATGGACACCGCACAGCGCGGCATGGGCCTCGACTGGGGCGCCGCCGCCGAGTTGATCCGGCGCTCCGCCGCGGAGGCCCGCGCAGTCGGCGGCCTGCTCGCCTGCGGGGCGGGCACCGACCAACTGCCCGCCCACGGCGCCTCACCGGCGGACGTCCGCGCCGCCTACGAGGAGCAGCTCGGCGTCGTCGAGGACGCCGGCGCCCGCCCCGTCCTGATGGCCTCCCGCCAGCTCGCCGCGGCCGCCACCGGGCCGGAGGACTACCTGGAGGTCTACGGTCACCTGCTGCGCCAGACGACCACGCCGGTGATCCTGCACTGGCTCGGCCCGATGTTCGACCCGGCGCTGCACGGCTACTGGGGCAGCCCGGACCCCGACGCCGCCACCGAGACCCTCCTCCGGATCATCGCCGCCCACCCCGGCAAGGTGGACGGCGTCAAGGTCTCCCTGCTGGATGCCGACCGGGAAGTACGGCTGCGCCGGCGGCTGCCGCCGACCGTGCGCTGCTACACGGGCGACGACCTCCACTACCCCGAACTGATCGCCGGCGACGACCACGGCTTCAGCGACGCCCTGCTCGGCGTCCTCGACCCCCTCGCACCCCTGGCCGCCGACGCCGTCCGCCTCCTCGACGCACGGGGCCCCGACGCCATCGCCGCCTTCCGGGCCGTCCTGGACCCGACCGTCGCCCTCGCCCGGCACCTCTTCCGCGCACCCACCCGCTACTACAAGACGGGCGTCGTCCTGCTGGCCTGGCTGGCGGGCCACCAGTCCCACTTCACCATGGTCGGCGGCCTGCAGTCGGCCCGTTCCCTGCCGCACCTGCGCCGCGCCCACCAACTGGCCGACGCACTGGGACTGTTCCCCGACCCGGAGCTGGCCGCCGCCCGGATGCGCCGGCTGCTCGCGGTCCACGGGATGGCGGAGACGGCCCCTGGGACGCGGCCGCCGCTAGGAGACACCCCATGAGCACCGGCACACCCCCGCCCCCACCGCACTCCCCACCCCCCGCACCGTCCCCGCCACCTCCTCCGTCCCCGGGCGCGTCCGCGCTCTCCCGGCTGAGCCTCAATCAGGAGACCGTCCGGCAGTGGTCACTGCCGGAACTGGCCGACGGGTGCGCACGGGCGGGCGTCCACGGCGTGGGCCTGTGGCGGGCCCCGGTCCAGGCGTACGGGGTGCGCGCCGCCGCCCGGCTCGTACGGGACGCCGGGCTGCGGGTCACCAGCCTGTGCCGGGGCGGGTTCTTCACCGCCCTCGACCCCGGTGAGCGGGCGGCGGCACTGGACGACAACCGGGCGGCCCTCGACGAGGCGGCCGCCCTGGGGACCGACACCCTCGTCCTGGTCTCCGGCGGCCTGCCGGCCGGCAGCCGGGACCTGCCCGGCGCCCGGGAGCGGGTCGCCGACGCGCTCGCCGAGCTGGCGCCGTACGCCGCCGCGCGGGGCGTGCGGCTGGCACTCGAACCACTGCACCCGATGTACGCGGCGGACCGCTGCGTGGTCTCCACACTGGCGCAGGCGCTGGACCTCGCCGAGCGGTTCCCCGCCGACCGGGTGGGCGTCGTCGTGGACACCTACCACCTGTGGTGGGACGACACGGCCGGCCCGCAGATCGACCGCGCGGGCGGCGCGGCAGCGGGCGCCCGTTCCCGGATCGCCGCCTTCCAGCTCGCCGACTGGGTGACCCCGCTGCCCGAGGGCGTCCTCCTGGGCCGGGGGCAGTTGGGCGACGGATCGGTCGATCTGCGGTGGTACCGGGAGCGCGTCGAGGCGGCCGGCTACCGGGGGCCGATCGAGGTGGAGATCTTCAACCCGGCACTGTGGGCACGGGACGGCGCCGACGTGCTGGCCGAGGTCGTGGCCCGCTTCCGCGAGCACGTCGGATGACCGGCGAAAATCGCACTTACGGCAACGCGGGAAGAACTCGGCGAGGACGTGCAACCGTTGGCGGCCCACAAAAGTCATAGCTGACGCTGGTCCCGATAAGGGGAGGGATCCGGGGGGATCCGGGGCCGGCGCGGAGGGGGGAATCGAGGGGCCCGACCATCGGACGGGCCCCTCGATGGTGCTCCGACGGCGATCCGCGCCGGCCCCGCGTTCCCCCCGGAACCTGCCCGCCCCCGCGTTCGCGGGCGCGTTGTCACACCCCGGCGGTACGGTCG
The sequence above is a segment of the Streptomyces lydicus genome. Coding sequences within it:
- a CDS encoding LacI family DNA-binding transcriptional regulator gives rise to the protein MTVTLADVAARARVSAATVSRVLSGNYPVAERTRSRVLRAVEELEYVVNGPASALAAARSDLVGILVNDLADPFFGIIAGAVQEELSGAAGPGGEQLAVVCSTGGSPERELRYLTLLQRQRAAAVVLTGSASEDPEHARALTAKLARLSGAGTRVVLCGRPAQPASPAAEPPATLTTLAFDNRGGAQRLTAHLVALGHRRIGCAAGPAGRTTTGERLAGHRAALAAGGIADAPHRTVHGAYDRASGYDAAVELLRRDAGLTAIVAANDAVALGACAALRDRGLRVPEDLSVAGFDDLPFSADATPALTTVRLPLREAGARAGRLVTGREEPPPGGLATLRAELLVRGSTSVAYP
- a CDS encoding sugar phosphate isomerase/epimerase family protein is translated as MRFAFSTLGVPGMPVAEVLALAAETGYQGVELRAHPEEPVHPLIGARERAAVRAQCAATGIEILAVAGYARVAAARDTAGEKELAQELDELVLLAADLGAPYVRVFPGGGDRPAAEADADAARRLAAVAPLAAERGVRVLLETHDSHRTGAAAARVLGPVGHRNVGALWDVLHSWLGGEEPVDTHAALAPHLGYVQVKDVASAEDTTPLPLGAGALPLADVLATLGEDPGEPRGPVPTPESIYDQGAGGWLCWEYEKRWYPDAPDLPALLAPARAHLQQLLAAGTPNRHRTGA
- a CDS encoding sugar phosphate isomerase/epimerase family protein; the protein is MSTGTPPPPPHSPPPAPSPPPPPSPGASALSRLSLNQETVRQWSLPELADGCARAGVHGVGLWRAPVQAYGVRAAARLVRDAGLRVTSLCRGGFFTALDPGERAAALDDNRAALDEAAALGTDTLVLVSGGLPAGSRDLPGARERVADALAELAPYAAARGVRLALEPLHPMYAADRCVVSTLAQALDLAERFPADRVGVVVDTYHLWWDDTAGPQIDRAGGAAAGARSRIAAFQLADWVTPLPEGVLLGRGQLGDGSVDLRWYRERVEAAGYRGPIEVEIFNPALWARDGADVLAEVVARFREHVG
- a CDS encoding bifunctional helix-turn-helix transcriptional regulator/GNAT family N-acetyltransferase, with product MTTETAPGAPSTTTSGTTSGTASGGGSATAPGTASGGQPTPASAGSSDSAADVRELRRFNRFYTNLIGALDYGRHLYTPFTLTEARVLYELAHHERVDAADLRSSLSLDAGYLSRLLGKFEHRELISRGRSEEDPRRQRITLTEGGREAAGLLEERSQESAGTLLQDLPPADRARLVASMRTIRAVLGEEPADTGARDSPAPSVTLRTSRPGDLGWMVERNAALYAAEYGFDLSYEALVARIVAEYAEDFDPRRDRTWIAELGGTGAPSDAEPAGATGATAERVGAVMCVRDGRPGVARLRLLLVEPGARGHGVGRQLVDACVDFAREAGYREMVLWTNSVLGAARGIYQRAGFELVGESPHHSFGQDLVGQDWRLSL
- a CDS encoding S28 family serine protease, with amino-acid sequence MRKATRWLLSLAVLIGTAGAGSIPAGAATAAEPKTEDIKDRILAIPGMSLIEEKPVDGYRYFVLNYTQPVDHRHPAEGTFQQRLTVLHKSVDRPTVFFTSGYNVSTTPSRSEPTKIIDGNQVSLEYRYFTPSRPTPTDWKKLDIRQAATDQHRIFQALHRIYGKNWIATGGSKGGMTATYYRRFFPHDMNGTVAYVAPNDVRNDEDSAYDRFFRTVGTAQCRADLAAIEREALLRRKEMVGRFQDWADKEKQTFTKVGNADRAYEVMVTDLVFGFWQYQPAETACAEVPKPIVSTDGLWQWMDKVGGFDSYTDQGMEPYTPYYYQAGTQLGEPGYGYPNLAGLLKYPGINNSRSFVPKDIPMRFDKRAMPDVDRWVRHHANRMMFVNGQYDPWSSEHFELGRGARDSYVFTVPGGNHGSNIAKLKDADRTKATAELLDWAGVPAPEGVEATPLAPYDKKLDRQEVRRMPMLRP
- a CDS encoding dihydrodipicolinate synthase family protein gives rise to the protein MNRPATPPPLRSRTVFAAAHVVADPRADTAPDGPPVLDWDATLAFRHHLWSHGLGVAEAMDTAQRGMGLDWGAAAELIRRSAAEARAVGGLLACGAGTDQLPAHGASPADVRAAYEEQLGVVEDAGARPVLMASRQLAAAATGPEDYLEVYGHLLRQTTTPVILHWLGPMFDPALHGYWGSPDPDAATETLLRIIAAHPGKVDGVKVSLLDADREVRLRRRLPPTVRCYTGDDLHYPELIAGDDHGFSDALLGVLDPLAPLAADAVRLLDARGPDAIAAFRAVLDPTVALARHLFRAPTRYYKTGVVLLAWLAGHQSHFTMVGGLQSARSLPHLRRAHQLADALGLFPDPELAAARMRRLLAVHGMAETAPGTRPPLGDTP
- a CDS encoding Gfo/Idh/MocA family protein → MTRTTVRIAMNGVTGRMGHRQHLVRSLLALREQGGLHLADGTVVWPEPVLVGRSPHKLRALAERHGLRDWTCDLDSVLADGTVDLYFDAQVTAARVEAVKKAIAAGKHVYVEKPTAGDLAGARELARLAREAGVKNGVVQDKLFLPGLRKLRRLVEGGFFGRILSVRGEFGYWVFEGDWQRAQRPSWNYRAEDGGGIAADMFPHWEYVLHELFGPVRTVQAHVTTHLPRRWDEAGAPYDATADDAAYGIFELAGGIVAQINSSWAVRVHRDELVEFQVDGTEGSAVAGLRGCRVQHRSATPKPVWNPDLPASEPFRAQWQDVPDNADFDNGFKAQWELFLRHVVRDEPWRWDLAAGARGVQLAELALRSSAEGRRLDVPELSP
- a CDS encoding glycoside hydrolase family 3 protein — encoded protein: MHSRRTVLTSAAAAAAVVAAGAGPATAAARTAAPALALAHQPLPDAATRTRLRRLIARMTPEEKVGQLFVMRVYGHSATDPDPADVAANRKEIGVANAAELIAKYHVGGIIYFGWAHNTREPHQIAELSNGIQKAAAALRVPVPVLISTDQEHGIVARVGAPATLFPGAMALGAGGSRDDARTAGRIAGQELYAMGIRQDYAPDADVNVNPANPVIGVRSFGADPQAVARMVGAQVKGYQEGGVAACAKHFPGHGDTDTDSHVGLPYIRHSAEEWERLDAPPFKAAIAAGIDSIMTAHIVVPAFDASEDPATLSRPILTGILRERLGYDGVVVTDSLGMEGVRAKYGDARVPVLALKAGVDQLLNPPDLSVAHGAVLKALKDGELTERDLDAKLLRILLLKERRGLFKDPYTSRAAVDRVVGTRGHLTTADRIADRTTTLLRNDGGVLPLSRRRERRVLVVGVDAAAPSGTGGPPTTVLAKALTDLGFTATALSTGPTPSRQRIDEAVAALGERDAVVVATYNVTAQSAQRTLVGALLGTGKPVVQLAVRNPYDIAQLDGVKAALASYSWTDVELRAAARVIAGRREPVGRLPVAIMRADAPEQALYRIGHGLSY